A region of Desulfobacterales bacterium DNA encodes the following proteins:
- a CDS encoding type II toxin-antitoxin system PemK/MazF family toxin has translation MTCKPGELVGIPFPYSDLNTKKRRPVLVVTPLDSHGDFMGLAVTSVPTVESAVGINEKSMAIGRLPKPSWIRIDKIFTLSETIIVRNYGALDAAVFRKVVERLCDYLGCSSL, from the coding sequence ATGACATGTAAGCCCGGTGAGTTGGTCGGCATCCCGTTTCCCTATTCGGATTTAAATACTAAAAAAAGACGGCCTGTTCTCGTCGTGACCCCTCTCGACAGTCACGGTGATTTTATGGGCTTAGCGGTTACTTCGGTACCTACCGTAGAATCGGCGGTTGGCATTAATGAAAAATCGATGGCCATCGGCCGGCTGCCTAAACCGAGCTGGATACGTATTGATAAAATTTTTACATTAAGTGAAACTATTATCGTTAGGAACTATGGTGCCTTGGATGCCGCTGTGTTTCGGAAGGTTGTGGAGAGGCTGTGTGATTACCTTGGCTGCAGCAGTCTGTAA